The DNA segment cttccgcttggtacccttagccgctgcctcccctgcattctccccctcaccgcccccccccacggacctcaccagacacaaccccagcgtcagtcttgggttttagcggaccaaagctgacagcaccaaacagtggccggggctcatggaggctagaggcagagtacctggagacagaggcggcctgggaggtccccccacccaggccactgccagcaccaacggagggtgctgctggtttcgagaagctgaactcctgggtggtgctgggatgtgcatctttggtggggaggatgctgctggatgctgctggacactgcgatgggctgtgagaagctaaaacctaatgctccagaaaggaactgccagaggcagcaggagcaggcccactgctgtccatactggtagcggtggtgctggatgggctggaacgaaggcagaggtctggggaaaagccgagttctggttaaagacagagctctgaccgaccccggccggctgcccgaaggagggcggcgggccgaacctggtgtcgctctgtacaaacgacggggtctgactcccagaaccgggcatgccgaaggtcggggcctgtccagacgccgtcccgccaggctgcccgaaaagggatccggtctggccgaaggcagacgatgtactgaagagcgaggtctggccggtgccctggccgagggcaggcggctgcacgaaaggggcgttctgctggccgaaggaaaagagccccgaggtcggggcgcgcggagactgaaacgctccgccttgtgttctgccgaaaagcccagacggattcattgtgtaaaaagcccaaaaatacggccttcaaaagtcgaaacagagttcttacagcgcggtagatttcggcgtccttcggcctgggagattatatccgcgcctgtgtcacatctgcggaaatatacaaactggcagctcccctggcctggtcactgcggacactgcgctccttctgctacaaaaatgggcacagaaacagtctcaactgatgagcacagggtacttggggtcttaaaatgtgagcaactgtgtaggcacagggtcaataccagggcaagtgcaggtggggcagccatctttggggagggcactacgatctccggtacagacagtaacgaagaaggcaagaaaagtggtgaggaggaagaggaagggcccagggactcgacgtcaagccaggtacgcagctggtcctcgaacctgcagatccaagtcaaacaggaaatggctcaatgtttatgccacaactcacatgagagagtacacgtgtgtagcatgtctgttctctgtcagacctgcggctctgttctttctcctcctcaatgcgagccaggaggtcctgggggctggaggcagcatgcaaaacaggggcaacaccggatccggactcagggtcctcaaccatgctgtgaaacagcttctgttgaagacgtggcctggccagtcgaggatgaggccacatgctctggtgacacctgcaatggcagagactttggataagaagccagtattgtacaccactcttggggatatgagcaagactggaagctgatggctttccctcttcttccatttaatagtaaataatattcattaaatctgcaggtcactgttaacagtctatctggaatgtgttagatttacatagctggctggctcttaccctgccttcccctgctgcttgtccctgtgcgtctgctttacggcatccacccagcaggacggcggtatgaagccctgcagcccatcgctcaggaaatacaccgagatttctccgtcgtcactgatgacatctgaagatggtgggataggttcacacctgcatggcatccccagtaggcccccccaaacgtcagacccaccccacccccctcaccttcactcacggggcacccaggagggttccagtcccggagttggtgctctacacagagcatgacaatttcgtcccagggcacctcccagaaagtgggctccttgtccggccccccacctcggcccacacagtcctgacgcagcctctccaaaaggttctccaactgggacataaggagtggctggctgtggcgggaccatgggatttgagatacgtactggaagatggaggcaaccagctggctccaaggagctgggtggggggagcggtggcagcagcagaaatttaaggaaacagactaagaagcagccacttagcaagaagtccgaattccgaatctgaggcatggacataccccccacggctggcagcggccagtcgggcagccgcaggctcaggactgccccctggagccactccaggtgctcagccgagttccagagcagatgtggtaggcagtcaccaccccctggcaccgagaactctgccacgggccaggagaggccagccagactcggggacgacacaaggccagccaagaaagccaggacagtgttgtagaggccgatgacgggtgcagggccctgggagggcagtcccgccatgtcacggtccctccgatcacggtgaagcctaccagcaaactcgcggcagagcccggcctccacaacctgcaccaacgtctgcgagacgagccgggctggtgccgtggagcgggcagcgagccacctgacggcatggcggatctgcggggagacgggggtgatggtcaatgggatggttcaatcttaccgaggccagcgacaacatgcacactcacctgctcggatccttggggttcgttcgtggtctcggggatatggacgaacatgtactctgaaatcaaaccttcctcaatgagtgtctgaagcatcaggtcttacagggaaaggaaaccgatggtcagacaggaggaacaaaccaactgtattagctctgcatacgtaaacatagcctcaagagaaatgctataagtaaagtaagcgaatcccacgcgacacctgttgtcatagacacggttagtgtcacaccttcctctagccgttcatcgctggccctgtgcccagcctgccctgggaccaccaccaccagaggaagggcctgtggccaggcattagcctgctggatctgccggagctgcagcagggcggataacaggaagatgtccccgtcttcctcatcagccccgggactgactgccgagggcagcagcatcagcagggcgcccatgcccatcagccccttccgcttctccaatgccaactggccttcctcgctgaggggcccgcgggccacctgacccacagtgagaaacatggcctcacttcctgcacttgcacccttcgcaaacatctgtgttaccacaggacctgctaatatcacatagtgccagactatgctaggctatgttaagctatgctagactaacattaatgacagaacatgcaacacaggggcatgaagcctgtcgatattcatcggcaagttcccccctatctgccacaccttcacacacacgtgcactgtgtgcatgcgctcccccacgctccgcaggccgctgctgatgctcaaggtttgcatgtgtccgttggggaccatctccctgtgttcttgcttctccgagttaccgaatttggactccagccattctgtcaaaatcctgcatcagagatgggaggggggcacaaatgtaagctccaggacctctaaacccaactaacacccaatccctccccgaacgacacccagttcccccacttactggttagcaacactggcatctctttcatgatcacttggcaacaagagggctgccttccagaagattgtgtcagatgggttcgagacgcttgctgccaccagactgagcaggtccagtggcccccacacagattcgctgaagtggatggagatgtagatgagcacatggagagtgatggatggctaacagctactctacagtagcaccatacctcaggagctgctggtagaacaagtggaccttcatctgatgctcggtttcccttcgcatcttcgccaacctgcagaaggcagcagcactggttgtcgcgttgaatacagccgtctatgggagcgaatgcgtcaacagagccgccatcttgggacggggtagagctccttttaaatgaatgaacgtctatcagggacaagctggcattcagaaataaagaaccataaatgggcaaatttgagaagcgatttttattgtcttggttcattataaatgtcagacatgtatttacgaccgagccacgagtaaatcgacagagaagcgggttttcttaacacagcctacttttatgttcaaaatgtaatgcacatataggtattttttcattcttccattcgaaataaacatacactactctcctactacatgcagaacaatgcaaatacaaaacacaacaaaaaaaggccagcaatgttagctgaaagaccctggtaatctccatgataagcCCCATTGcgttaccactcatgcatttatgcaggccggcccgtggcattggcaatataggcaaatgctaagggcgccattcatccagggggtgccacaaacggaggaagaaaaaagtgtaacattccactattcttaaagctagttggtattaatgcgtcttaatatgaaaagaacaagcccacatgaatttacctgcttagcaaagcctattaagtaataataataataatgatgatgatgatgatgatgatacgtaactttcctatgagccgcccgcccttgtaacctccctcaataacgaacacaagttgatctctgatcacgggcatttattcacatatctatccggtcgagcatgccgtgagaactagataaaataaagcacatacatcaaaaaatgaatcagtaaaaacacaggcattttcctaaaaataaccaaacacaaacctaaataggctacagcttgctcacgccattaacttatgactgcagctcatacaataactccaatatccatgaatattgacgttataacttaaaacactttctcagccgcataacaaatgctgcacttataactgagcaaaacgaaaatgttaccagcaaaactgaccagacctaaacccaaacgcaacattagttccgctatagtttccctacacctgggggggggggggg comes from the Brienomyrus brachyistius isolate T26 unplaced genomic scaffold, BBRACH_0.4 scaffold55, whole genome shotgun sequence genome and includes:
- the LOC125724136 gene encoding germinal-center associated nuclear protein-like, translating into MSQLENLLERLRQDCVGRGGGPDKEPTFWEVPWDEIVMLCVEHQLRDWNPPGCPVSEDVISDDGEISVYFLSDGLQGFIPPSCWVDAVKQTHRDKQQGKAGCHQSMWPHPRLARPRLQQKLFHSMVEDPESGSGVAPVLHAASSPQDLLARIEEEKEQSRRFEDQLRTWLDVESLGPSSSSSPLFLPSSLLSVPEIVVPSPKMAAPPALALQKERSVRSDQARGAASLYISADVTQARI